In a genomic window of Canis lupus dingo isolate Sandy chromosome 35, ASM325472v2, whole genome shotgun sequence:
- the ELOVL2 gene encoding elongation of very long chain fatty acids protein 2 isoform X4, with protein sequence MVVPSGQVFQSFPPLRPLTGDSRVRGWFMLDSYLPTFFLTVLYLLSIWLGNKYMKNRHALSLRGILTLYNLGITLLSLYMLAELLLSSWEGGYNLQCQDLTSAGEADVRVAKVLWWYYFSKSIEFLDTIFFVLRKKTSQITFLHVYHHASMFNIWWCVLNWIPCGQSFFGPTLNSFIHILMYSYYGLSVFPSMHKYLWWKKYLTQAQLVQFVLTITHTMSAVVKPCGFPLGCLIFQSSYMLTLVILFLNFYAQTYRKKPVKENTEEPPAGKEVKNGFSKAYVTAANGVINKKAQ encoded by the exons ATGGTGGTGCCGTCAGGGCAGGTGTTTCAGTCGTTTCCTCCGCTCCGGCCTCTTACAGGAG ATTCTCGAGTCAGAGGATGGTTCATGTTGGACTCTtaccttcctaccttctttctcACTGTCCTGTATCTGCTTTCCATATGGCTGGGTAACAAATACATGAAGAACAGACATGCTCTCTCCCTCAGGGGCATCCTCACCTTGTACAATCTCGGGATCACACTTCTCTCCCTATACATGCTGGCAGAG CTTCTTCTCTCCAGCTGGGAAGGAGGCTACAATTTACAGTGTCAAGATCTTACCAGTGCTGGGGAAGCTGATGTCCGG GTAGCCAAGGTGTTATGGTGGTACTACTTCTCCAAATCCATAGAGTTCCTGGAcacaattttctttgttttgcggAAAAAAACCAGTCAGATTACTTTTCTTCACGTGTACCACCATGCCTCTATGTTTAACATCTGGTGGTGTGTTCTGAACTGGATACCTTGCGGGCAGA GTTTCTTTGGACCGACATTGAACAGTTTTATCCACATTCTCATGTACTCCTACTACGGCCTCTCTGTGTTTCCGTCTATGCACAAGTATCTGTGGTGGAAGAAATATCTCACACAGGCTCAGCTG GTGCAGTTCGTGCTCACCATCACACATACCATGAGTGCGGTGGTCAAGCCCTGTGGCTTCCCCCTGGGCTGTCTGATCTTCCAGTCTTCCTACATGCTCACATTAGTCATCCTCTTCCTGAACTTTTATGCGCAG ACATACCGGAAAAAGCCAGTGAAGGAAAATACGGAAGAGCCACCTGCAGGGAAAGAAGTTAAGAATGGTTTTTCCAAAGCCTACGTCACCGCAGCCAACGGGGTAATAAACAAGAAAGCACAGTAA
- the ELOVL2 gene encoding elongation of very long chain fatty acids protein 2 isoform X3 has protein sequence MEHLKAFDDEINAFLDNMFGPRDSRVRGWFMLDSYLPTFFLTVLYLLSIWLGNKYMKNRHALSLRGILTLYNLGITLLSLYMLAELLLSSWEGGYNLQCQDLTSAGEADVRVAKVLWWYYFSKSIEFLDTIFFVLRKKTSQITFLHVYHHASMFNIWWCVLNWIPCGQSFFGPTLNSFIHILMYSYYGLSVFPSMHKYLWWKKYLTQAQLVQFVLTITHTMSAVVKPCGFPLGCLIFQSSYMLTLVILFLNFYAQTYRKKPVKENTEEPPAGKEVKNGFSKAYVTAANGVINKKAQ, from the exons GAGCATCTAAAGGCCTTTGACGATGAAATCAATGCTTTTTTGGACAATATGTTTGGACCTCGAG ATTCTCGAGTCAGAGGATGGTTCATGTTGGACTCTtaccttcctaccttctttctcACTGTCCTGTATCTGCTTTCCATATGGCTGGGTAACAAATACATGAAGAACAGACATGCTCTCTCCCTCAGGGGCATCCTCACCTTGTACAATCTCGGGATCACACTTCTCTCCCTATACATGCTGGCAGAG CTTCTTCTCTCCAGCTGGGAAGGAGGCTACAATTTACAGTGTCAAGATCTTACCAGTGCTGGGGAAGCTGATGTCCGG GTAGCCAAGGTGTTATGGTGGTACTACTTCTCCAAATCCATAGAGTTCCTGGAcacaattttctttgttttgcggAAAAAAACCAGTCAGATTACTTTTCTTCACGTGTACCACCATGCCTCTATGTTTAACATCTGGTGGTGTGTTCTGAACTGGATACCTTGCGGGCAGA GTTTCTTTGGACCGACATTGAACAGTTTTATCCACATTCTCATGTACTCCTACTACGGCCTCTCTGTGTTTCCGTCTATGCACAAGTATCTGTGGTGGAAGAAATATCTCACACAGGCTCAGCTG GTGCAGTTCGTGCTCACCATCACACATACCATGAGTGCGGTGGTCAAGCCCTGTGGCTTCCCCCTGGGCTGTCTGATCTTCCAGTCTTCCTACATGCTCACATTAGTCATCCTCTTCCTGAACTTTTATGCGCAG ACATACCGGAAAAAGCCAGTGAAGGAAAATACGGAAGAGCCACCTGCAGGGAAAGAAGTTAAGAATGGTTTTTCCAAAGCCTACGTCACCGCAGCCAACGGGGTAATAAACAAGAAAGCACAGTAA
- the ELOVL2 gene encoding elongation of very long chain fatty acids protein 2 isoform X2, translated as MHRHGSFIFLLRCGKYVPPDASQPDSEGLSPLKTPRQTEHLKAFDDEINAFLDNMFGPRDSRVRGWFMLDSYLPTFFLTVLYLLSIWLGNKYMKNRHALSLRGILTLYNLGITLLSLYMLAELLLSSWEGGYNLQCQDLTSAGEADVRVAKVLWWYYFSKSIEFLDTIFFVLRKKTSQITFLHVYHHASMFNIWWCVLNWIPCGQSFFGPTLNSFIHILMYSYYGLSVFPSMHKYLWWKKYLTQAQLVQFVLTITHTMSAVVKPCGFPLGCLIFQSSYMLTLVILFLNFYAQTYRKKPVKENTEEPPAGKEVKNGFSKAYVTAANGVINKKAQ; from the exons ATGCACCGTCATGGCTCATTTATATTTCTCCTCAGATGTGGCAAGTATGTTCCCCCAGATGCCTCACAGCCTGACTCAGAGGGCCTCAGTCCCCTGAAGACCCCAAGACAAACG GAGCATCTAAAGGCCTTTGACGATGAAATCAATGCTTTTTTGGACAATATGTTTGGACCTCGAG ATTCTCGAGTCAGAGGATGGTTCATGTTGGACTCTtaccttcctaccttctttctcACTGTCCTGTATCTGCTTTCCATATGGCTGGGTAACAAATACATGAAGAACAGACATGCTCTCTCCCTCAGGGGCATCCTCACCTTGTACAATCTCGGGATCACACTTCTCTCCCTATACATGCTGGCAGAG CTTCTTCTCTCCAGCTGGGAAGGAGGCTACAATTTACAGTGTCAAGATCTTACCAGTGCTGGGGAAGCTGATGTCCGG GTAGCCAAGGTGTTATGGTGGTACTACTTCTCCAAATCCATAGAGTTCCTGGAcacaattttctttgttttgcggAAAAAAACCAGTCAGATTACTTTTCTTCACGTGTACCACCATGCCTCTATGTTTAACATCTGGTGGTGTGTTCTGAACTGGATACCTTGCGGGCAGA GTTTCTTTGGACCGACATTGAACAGTTTTATCCACATTCTCATGTACTCCTACTACGGCCTCTCTGTGTTTCCGTCTATGCACAAGTATCTGTGGTGGAAGAAATATCTCACACAGGCTCAGCTG GTGCAGTTCGTGCTCACCATCACACATACCATGAGTGCGGTGGTCAAGCCCTGTGGCTTCCCCCTGGGCTGTCTGATCTTCCAGTCTTCCTACATGCTCACATTAGTCATCCTCTTCCTGAACTTTTATGCGCAG ACATACCGGAAAAAGCCAGTGAAGGAAAATACGGAAGAGCCACCTGCAGGGAAAGAAGTTAAGAATGGTTTTTCCAAAGCCTACGTCACCGCAGCCAACGGGGTAATAAACAAGAAAGCACAGTAA
- the ELOVL2 gene encoding elongation of very long chain fatty acids protein 2 isoform X1 — MVVPSGQVFQSFPPLRPLTGGHQGILFLGKYRTQVTHEHLHAEEEESSYTRLFLSSGWDTYFSSLTNVADIYRTRTKKTETSDSRVRGWFMLDSYLPTFFLTVLYLLSIWLGNKYMKNRHALSLRGILTLYNLGITLLSLYMLAELLLSSWEGGYNLQCQDLTSAGEADVRVAKVLWWYYFSKSIEFLDTIFFVLRKKTSQITFLHVYHHASMFNIWWCVLNWIPCGQSFFGPTLNSFIHILMYSYYGLSVFPSMHKYLWWKKYLTQAQLVQFVLTITHTMSAVVKPCGFPLGCLIFQSSYMLTLVILFLNFYAQTYRKKPVKENTEEPPAGKEVKNGFSKAYVTAANGVINKKAQ, encoded by the exons ATGGTGGTGCCGTCAGGGCAGGTGTTTCAGTCGTTTCCTCCGCTCCGGCCTCTTACAGGAG GTCATCAAGGGATATTGTTCTTGGGCAAATACCGGACACAGGTGACGCACGAACACCTACATGCCGAAGAGGAGGAGTCTTCCTACACACGTCTGTTCCTCTCTAGCGGTTGGgacacttatttttcctccttgacAAATGTGGCAGACATTTACAGGACTAGGACCAAAAAGACAGAGACTTCAG ATTCTCGAGTCAGAGGATGGTTCATGTTGGACTCTtaccttcctaccttctttctcACTGTCCTGTATCTGCTTTCCATATGGCTGGGTAACAAATACATGAAGAACAGACATGCTCTCTCCCTCAGGGGCATCCTCACCTTGTACAATCTCGGGATCACACTTCTCTCCCTATACATGCTGGCAGAG CTTCTTCTCTCCAGCTGGGAAGGAGGCTACAATTTACAGTGTCAAGATCTTACCAGTGCTGGGGAAGCTGATGTCCGG GTAGCCAAGGTGTTATGGTGGTACTACTTCTCCAAATCCATAGAGTTCCTGGAcacaattttctttgttttgcggAAAAAAACCAGTCAGATTACTTTTCTTCACGTGTACCACCATGCCTCTATGTTTAACATCTGGTGGTGTGTTCTGAACTGGATACCTTGCGGGCAGA GTTTCTTTGGACCGACATTGAACAGTTTTATCCACATTCTCATGTACTCCTACTACGGCCTCTCTGTGTTTCCGTCTATGCACAAGTATCTGTGGTGGAAGAAATATCTCACACAGGCTCAGCTG GTGCAGTTCGTGCTCACCATCACACATACCATGAGTGCGGTGGTCAAGCCCTGTGGCTTCCCCCTGGGCTGTCTGATCTTCCAGTCTTCCTACATGCTCACATTAGTCATCCTCTTCCTGAACTTTTATGCGCAG ACATACCGGAAAAAGCCAGTGAAGGAAAATACGGAAGAGCCACCTGCAGGGAAAGAAGTTAAGAATGGTTTTTCCAAAGCCTACGTCACCGCAGCCAACGGGGTAATAAACAAGAAAGCACAGTAA